The DNA segment aatatcTCTGAATACTAATAAACAAGTTCTGAAGACATATACACACACAAGCAGATATAGTATACTACCATCATCATGGACCCCGAATGATCCAAGATGACAAATGACATAATAAATTGACTGGATGATTTAAGCTCTTAGATGTCTTATGTACAAGAAGGCCATACTTTTTACAATTTCTGGACAACCcacatgaaaaaagaaaagaaattgactCCCGCTATTAACGAAATCAGTAGCTTCAAGGGATGAGCTATTTAAGATTAACCCACTAAGGTATACTGGTGCAGGAAGAAAAAAATTGACCAGGAAGAAAACAGTAAATTCCATGTGCAATATCTAGTCTTAGGATTTTGGTACTCTAGTGAGTGCCCTTGTgggttttaagaaaaaaaaaaaaaatcaaacttctGAGGCACAACAAAATTTTTGAGctgtctgaatccagcagcgccaAATCACAATTGGTTGATTCCAATCTTAATTCTTtgctttccaagaattctgttgaCCATAACCGACAACAGGAAGTCACATGTTGTGGCACATCCTAGCCAGATCCAAGGACTGCAAATTCCGGCTTGTTCCTAGTAAAATCAATCAGATGATAATGTTTAAACCAATTCCACCGGAATTCATTTTTCCAACCAAGTTACAAACAGTACTAGCAAGTCCCGAGCAAGACTAGTTTGACCAAATACAACAAATCAATTCTTTCAGCTAATCTATCATATAATGATTTTAGATCCTATAATCTGGACCAAGTTTACCTcaatcatgcaaaattgtgaACTTTTGTAACAAGGACCCACATTTTTGTACCAAGTATAATAAAaccctcgtaattgtccttctttAAAGGCAAAAGACCATAGTCATACATATTCAGATTGTGGTAAATCATAATATCTAATCATCAAATTACCATATATTGATCTCTCCATTCTTGTACACAAACAGACCAAAAATCTACTAAGGACTCGTACATAATCAAACAAGAAAAAAACAAGGGTTCACCATTTCGGGTACCGAACCCAACTTGGAGATTTGTTGGTATGGTACACATCAGTCTATACCAATGTACTAACACACGATACATCGGGGCGTGACGATAGGAACTTGAGCGAGCCGTGTCTCTGTGGcaagtcggaccggtacatacctctCGTACCATACCAACTCGGGCAGTACAGAAATCCTCAGGAAAAATTATAAAATGGAGACTACTATTCTACCATTAATATCTTTGGCATAGTTATTACAAGTCAAATTTTTCGTTGGCTTGCTTGAAAACTTGAACATCTAATAATGATTTGCACAGAATGCAAgcaaattatacataaaaatagAGGACCAcaactaattgatttgcattatcTAGCTGATGCAGAGAAGCTCAAAACACCCCAAATCATTAAGCTACTGATGAATGATAATAATCATATGACATGAGAGTTAACAAATTTAGGAAAACACAAGATCCTTGAGAACAATAAATTCTATCACCCATTTATTCTCAACTTATTGGATGTATTGAGCAGCACAGTAACTCAATTGCACATCAATTCTTAACTGTTTAACCTGGCAGTCCCATTATTAAAGAAGTCTATATAACTTAACACGGTTTGGCCATCAAACAACAAACTAACTTCATTTCATCTCCCCATAGGAAAAGATGATGCCCCTCTTAGATGATCCTTTTGCAAGAAGAGCTTCAAACATAATCCACTGGAACAACATTTGACTTAGTTTATACTTGCAACCACAAACCAGATGTCCAAATTAATTTTAGCATGTGCCTCTAGTGTGTCTTCTTCTTTTCGAAACTGAAATGATCAGAATTCACAAAATAATTACATAAGCATGCAAAACATAGAGTGTGTATGGATGAGATATTTCAGCTATAATTGGAGAAAACCACGTtaatatgctcatcatcatagtcGAGAAACACCAATGCTCACCTTCCACAATCGCATGGTCCTGTCACGCCCTACAGTCAGAAGTCGTTCTCTCCGTAGGCAGTCAATTGTCAATATTTCACTTTGATGACCAAATAAATTGTCCATATGAGTTCTGTCTTCAGCATTCCATAGCTTAATGGTTCTATCAAAAGACCCAGAGAAAAGCTGTGAAGTCCCCTGTCTAAAAGTAAGGCATGAGATGGGTCCTCGGTGACCGTGAAATGCCTGAAAGGAAAAATGAAGCTGCAAAATCAGTCTAAAAAGCATTGTGCAATTTGTCTCGTGATTATCCTGCCATGATTTGCATATGGATCTACGAAGAGGGAGCTCATGCAAGCtgctcaaattaaaaaaaaaaaaatctaggctATAAAGCACCATGAGATGTTTTTGCTTAGAATTATGGTGGTAAACAATGTGCAAAAGGAACTTGCAATGATGCCTCTCTTTAccagtaaaaataaaaaatcataaaaatgataTACAATGTGCAAAAGGAACTTCCATTAACACCTCACTTTAtcagtaaaaataaaatatcataaaaagtaGAACTTGTCCAACATTAGTAGGACATATACTTGATTGCAACATCTCATTAATAAAATAGCACAAAGTTACACTGGTCACTGTTGAGCTACCTGGAGATGCTGCCGAGTACGAGTGTCCCATAAATGGACATGGCGGTCCAACCCACCACTGGCCAAATATCGCCCATCAGAACTGACAGCCAAAGccaacacattcttgcttctcttccTAGCTAGATTCTGCAGGGACTTTGCATAATGTGACACCAATACATCCTCACTAGGCCACAAGTACTTCTCAGACTTCCCACTCTCAATGTCCCAGTGCAGAATGACCCCATCTTTGGAAGCTGAAAACCCCCTTGAGTCATCCTCCGCCAAAGCTACAGCTGTAACAGACTGTCTGTGCTTCACTAACAGTCGGAACTCATCAGCAGGTTCTGGACTTAAAACCCTGCACCATATCATAAATGGACATTAAAAGTCCCATCTCATCGAAATTAACAAAAGGTCTAAGTTGACATATGTATTTCAACtaaataagcaaattttaagactCTGATAGTAGAGTACTATTAATTGAAGTAATTCCTTCGTATTAGCATGCAAGTCAGTTCACAAGTGCTTGAATCACATTTCTCTGGTAAGTCGTTTGTGAGTGGCACATGGAGGAGAAGGTAGCAATCACCAGTGACAGATCCAAAATACAAAGTATTACTGTATCAAATTGTAAGAAGGGATAAAAGGTAAGCAAATGCAGATTAATAAAAGAAACATCCAGTAAAAAGCTCAACTCCACCAATGACCCGAGTAAACTCTTTAAGAAGATTGAAGTGTGCATAATGATAAGCCGACTAGGGGAAGAGTCATCGAAGCAAGCAAAAAAGAAGTTATTTTGCAGATTAAAATTTAAAGCAGAAGCATCCACGGTGCACAGTTTATATGGTGGGAAACATTTCCAATTACCTCGACGCGATATATCGCCGGACACGACCACTCTCCTCGAGCTGCTCCTTTTGAAGAATCTCCGCCACTAAAGAATCCCTTTTACCCTCCCTCTCATCTCgcccctcctcctcgtcctcttcctcttcttcctctaccCTCTTCGCTATAGCCCGGATCCTCTCCAAATGCTCCTTCGCAACCCTAACCCTCTTCTCGTCCACCGTCTCCTCGGGGACGCcctccccctcttcctcctcctcttgtcCAGCATCTAGGTCGGCCAAGTCGTCGTCGCTCTCCATGCTCTCTAAATCATCATCCTTGCTGATCCTTCGTCCCCGCTGCTTGGTATCAGATTCAAAGAAGGagtcgccaccgccaccgccggatACTCTGGGCTTCTTCTTGCCGACCATCGGTCGGATGGCCCTCTTGCGGCTTCGCGGCTTCATCGCCAGGGGATCGAATATCGTATGGCGCCGGGATTACTGGAAATAGGGCTTAGGGTTCTGTAGGAGGGGATTGAGCGCGGAGAGACGGGGGAGAGAGGCGACGAAGGGAGGAGCGAGGGTTTTACGAAGGAAGGGCTTTGGCACGGGTCGGTAAGAGACGGGTCCGAAGAACAAATCCGATCCATTATTTTGCGGGAATTGCGGAGCGGATGATAATGGATCCGACCCGAAATGACACGGTAAAACGACGACGACTAGGTAGACTTTCTTCTGTTATGGGTTTACATTTGAAATGAGTGTTGCAGAATTTTGTAACGGGTTTCGGATTCAGAATCCACAACCCATGGATATCGCTGGATTAAGATCAGACGGTGGAAAAGCTTCATGGATCTCAGTGAGGCTCCGCTGTCTGAGCTCGGGCCAAGACAGGCAAATCCTCTTAAACTTTCTTACGTGGCTTCCACTGCGGGCGAGTCTTTCTGAACCGCGATCCGAATGAGACAGCTGAACCGGACTCCACGGCCTCGGGTTACAGAACCGCGGTTCTTGTCCTTCTCGGTTGGATTGGAGTGCGAAAGCTTGTTCTTTGGGCGGCGATCTCCGGACTTGCCGGTACGACTTCCTTGCCCTCTCCATATCTCTCTCGCAGTTGCAAACCCAGGAAAAGATTTACGTGATGTGCAGTGGAGAGTCGAGCTGCAGCTCGACGATTGTGGCTCTGCCCGTTCACGTCACATTTTGCACATAACCTGTTCGACGCaatgtcttctttttttttcggtCAAAAAATAGCTATGTGGTTATCAGGATTTGTAAGAATAAGAGTTTGTTATGGCTATGGATTTCTCTTTTACCCTCCTTTTGCACAATTCTCTGACGAAGTGTGATCATTCTATTGTGGTACTGCCAAGAATCGTGTGACTTTTGGTCTTGAAGTGTGGTCCTTTATAGTTTATGGTTGGGGTGCATGGCTTAGTAATTATCTGACTTTATACCCTTTGACCTTTATGGCTGTGTATCATCGTTGCTGTGTTTAACTTTTCCTTTCTCATCTACCTTAAGCTATTGTGTTGTTTGAAGTCacgtatcttttattattttcttacatGATAATTAAATGTTCATATTACTTCCAACATTATTTTAACGTAGTTTCCTAGATCATGAATCCTCTCGTATCTAAGAAAATTGTTCTTTGTTTCTTTATTATTCTCGTAGGTGTACACATTTATTTATGGATTCTAACAAAGATATTAATATGATCCTTTTTTTCCCCAAAGAAGCCTTTCAATTTTGAATACAAGCCCTAGATTTTtcagatgaaaatatttttaa comes from the Musa acuminata AAA Group cultivar baxijiao chromosome BXJ2-8, Cavendish_Baxijiao_AAA, whole genome shotgun sequence genome and includes:
- the LOC103993982 gene encoding U3 snoRNP-associated protein-like YAOH translates to MKPRSRKRAIRPMVGKKKPRVSGGGGGDSFFESDTKQRGRRISKDDDLESMESDDDLADLDAGQEEEEEGEGVPEETVDEKRVRVAKEHLERIRAIAKRVEEEEEEDEEEGRDEREGKRDSLVAEILQKEQLEESGRVRRYIASRVLSPEPADEFRLLVKHRQSVTAVALAEDDSRGFSASKDGVILHWDIESGKSEKYLWPSEDVLVSHYAKSLQNLARKRSKNVLALAVSSDGRYLASGGLDRHVHLWDTRTRQHLQAFHGHRGPISCLTFRQGTSQLFSGSFDRTIKLWNAEDRTHMDNLFGHQSEILTIDCLRRERLLTVGRDRTMRLWKVPEESQLVFRAPAASLECCCFINDNEFLSGSDDGSIELWSVTRKKPTHLIKNAHAPSLSSNDFSYKEDETIMSNGGNMENDRHGDANCSSAHLWVSSVAVCRGSDLAASGAANGVVCLWAVESDNKGIQPLFSYSLAGFINSLAFAKSARFLVAGVGQEPRLGRWGHVRNARNGVAIHPIRLKEDRTTIL